From Halobacterium sp. R2-5, the proteins below share one genomic window:
- a CDS encoding elongation factor EF-2, giving the protein MGRRKKIVEKCERLMDNPEQIRNIAIAAHVDHGKTTLTDNLLAGAGMISEDTAGEQLAMDTEEDEQERGITIDAANVSMTHEYEGEDHLINLIDTPGHVDFGGDVTRAMRAVDGALVVVDAVEGAMPQTETVLRQALREGVKPTLFINKVDRLISELQEGPEEMQERLLSVIREVNELIRGMTEEMDDITEDWTVSVEGGTVGFGSALYKWGVSMPSMQRTGMDFGDIMELERADKRQELHERTPLSDVVLDMVCEHFPDPIEAQPHRIPRIWRGDADSDLADTMRMVDEDGEVVLMVTDIGIDPHAGEIAAGRVFSGTIEKGQELYVSGTAGKNRIQSVGIYMGGEREEVEEVPAGNIAAVTGLKDAIAGSTVSSVEMTPFESIEHISEPVITKSVEAQNMDDLPKLIETLQQVAKEDPTIQIEINEDTGEHLISGQGELHLEVITQRIERNQGIPVNTGEPIVVFRESPTSDSREVEGVSPNRHNKFYITIDQLDDDVLEQLRLGEVSMDMPEQERREALQDAGMDKDTSQNVENIIGKNIFIDDTKGIQHLNETMELVVEGLEEALEDGPLAAEPVEGALIRLHDARLHEDAIHRGPAQVIPAVRDAVHRGLMDAEIRLLEPIQDVRIDVPSEHMGAASGEIQGRRGRVDDMYQEGGMMVVEGIAPVEEMIGFSSDIRSATEGRASWNTENAGFRVMADNLQPEIITQIRERKGMKTELPEQIDYF; this is encoded by the coding sequence ATGGGCCGACGCAAGAAGATTGTCGAGAAGTGTGAACGGCTGATGGACAATCCGGAGCAGATCCGGAACATCGCCATCGCCGCACACGTCGACCACGGCAAGACGACCCTGACGGACAACCTGCTCGCCGGTGCGGGCATGATCTCCGAGGACACCGCCGGCGAGCAGCTGGCGATGGACACGGAGGAGGACGAACAGGAACGCGGCATCACCATCGACGCCGCGAACGTCTCGATGACCCACGAGTACGAGGGCGAAGACCACCTCATCAACCTCATCGACACGCCCGGCCACGTCGACTTCGGCGGCGACGTGACGCGGGCGATGCGCGCCGTCGACGGCGCGCTCGTCGTCGTGGACGCCGTCGAGGGCGCGATGCCCCAGACGGAGACGGTGCTCCGGCAGGCGCTCCGCGAGGGCGTCAAGCCGACGCTGTTCATCAACAAGGTCGACCGCCTCATCTCCGAGCTCCAGGAGGGCCCCGAGGAGATGCAGGAGCGGCTCCTGAGCGTCATCCGCGAGGTCAACGAGCTCATCCGCGGGATGACCGAGGAGATGGACGACATCACCGAGGACTGGACGGTCTCCGTCGAGGGCGGCACCGTCGGCTTCGGGTCCGCGCTCTACAAGTGGGGCGTCTCGATGCCCTCGATGCAGCGCACGGGCATGGACTTCGGCGACATCATGGAGCTCGAGCGCGCCGACAAGCGCCAGGAGCTCCACGAGCGCACGCCGCTGTCGGACGTCGTCCTCGACATGGTGTGTGAGCACTTCCCCGACCCCATCGAAGCTCAGCCCCACCGCATCCCGCGCATCTGGCGCGGCGACGCGGACTCCGACCTCGCAGACACAATGCGGATGGTCGACGAGGACGGCGAAGTCGTCCTGATGGTCACGGACATCGGCATCGACCCGCACGCCGGCGAAATCGCCGCGGGCCGCGTCTTCTCCGGCACCATCGAGAAGGGCCAGGAGCTGTACGTCTCCGGCACCGCCGGCAAGAACCGCATCCAGAGCGTCGGCATCTACATGGGCGGCGAGCGCGAGGAAGTCGAGGAAGTCCCCGCGGGGAACATCGCCGCAGTCACCGGCCTCAAGGACGCCATCGCCGGTTCGACGGTGTCCAGCGTCGAGATGACGCCGTTCGAGTCCATCGAGCACATCTCGGAGCCGGTCATCACGAAGTCCGTCGAGGCCCAGAACATGGACGACCTGCCGAAGCTCATCGAGACGCTCCAGCAGGTCGCCAAGGAGGACCCGACCATCCAGATCGAGATCAACGAGGACACCGGCGAACACCTCATCTCCGGGCAGGGTGAGCTCCACCTCGAAGTCATCACCCAGCGCATCGAGCGCAACCAGGGCATCCCCGTCAACACCGGGGAACCGATCGTCGTCTTCCGCGAGTCCCCGACGTCGGACTCCCGCGAAGTCGAGGGCGTCTCCCCGAACCGCCACAACAAGTTCTACATAACCATCGATCAGCTCGACGACGACGTCCTCGAGCAGCTCCGCCTCGGCGAGGTCTCCATGGACATGCCCGAGCAGGAACGCCGCGAAGCGCTCCAGGACGCCGGCATGGACAAGGACACCTCCCAGAACGTCGAGAACATCATCGGGAAGAACATCTTCATCGACGACACGAAGGGGATCCAGCACCTCAACGAGACGATGGAGCTCGTCGTCGAGGGTCTCGAAGAGGCGCTCGAAGACGGCCCGCTCGCCGCGGAGCCCGTCGAGGGCGCGCTCATCCGCCTCCACGACGCCCGCCTCCACGAGGACGCCATCCACCGCGGCCCCGCGCAGGTCATCCCGGCCGTCCGCGACGCCGTCCACCGCGGCCTCATGGACGCCGAGATCCGCCTGCTCGAGCCGATTCAGGACGTCCGCATCGACGTCCCCTCCGAGCACATGGGCGCCGCGTCCGGCGAGATTCAGGGTCGCCGCGGCCGCGTCGACGACATGTACCAGGAAGGCGGCATGATGGTCGTCGAGGGCATCGCGCCCGTCGAGGAGATGATCGGCTTCTCCAGCGACATCCGCTCGGCCACCGAGGGCCGCGCGTCCTGGAACACCGAGAACGCCGGCTTCCGCGTCATGGCCGACAACCTCCAGCCCGAGATCATCACGCAGATCCGCGAGCGCAAGGGCATGAAGACCGAGCTGCCCGAGCAGATCGACTACTTCTAA
- a CDS encoding ribonuclease R family protein: MSNDAEAAQGSIEDQGPVEISPELARQIENKRDDLLEKFELHDEFAPEVVEEAEERVQDVEQEIQDELDERADMRPLPTWTTDPVDAQDFDDAISVLERDEEYVVWVHIADVTHYVHPGSEMWDAAMDRGNTIYLPGYTIHMLPPVLAETVCSLVPEEDRLAHTVEMHLDKDDLSYRNIEIYKSVIHSDERLTYKETEARLEDEDAPLHDEISLVFELADQMHEQRKEEGSLVLNPRRDRAHTIIEECMLKANKAVTHELMWNRGVEAMYRVHPQPSPDEWDDALREIQELDGVSIPGDSWDDPRKAVNATLEQAPERQLGKIQWAVMKVMPRARYMNDPFGGHHALNFEIYGHFTSPIRRMSDLVNHWIVYQNDVPENLVELCDHASDQQKAGESAEREYRDFLEEIGLDPDAVNNRGIEIVEPDE, encoded by the coding sequence ATGTCAAACGACGCGGAGGCGGCGCAGGGGTCCATCGAGGACCAGGGCCCGGTCGAAATCTCCCCGGAGCTCGCCCGCCAGATCGAGAACAAGCGCGACGACCTCCTGGAGAAGTTCGAGCTCCACGACGAGTTCGCGCCCGAGGTCGTCGAGGAGGCGGAAGAGCGCGTCCAGGACGTCGAACAGGAGATTCAGGACGAACTGGACGAGCGCGCGGACATGCGGCCGCTGCCGACGTGGACGACCGACCCCGTCGACGCCCAGGACTTCGACGACGCCATCAGCGTCCTCGAGCGCGACGAGGAGTACGTCGTCTGGGTGCACATCGCGGACGTCACCCACTACGTCCACCCCGGCTCGGAGATGTGGGACGCCGCGATGGACCGCGGGAACACCATCTACCTCCCCGGGTACACGATCCACATGCTCCCGCCCGTGCTCGCGGAGACGGTCTGCTCGCTGGTCCCCGAGGAGGACCGCCTCGCGCACACCGTCGAGATGCACCTCGACAAGGACGACCTCTCCTACCGCAACATCGAGATCTACAAGTCCGTCATCCACAGCGACGAGCGCCTCACGTACAAGGAGACCGAGGCGCGCCTCGAGGACGAGGACGCGCCGCTGCACGACGAGATTTCGCTCGTCTTCGAGCTCGCCGACCAGATGCACGAGCAGCGCAAGGAGGAGGGCAGCCTCGTGCTGAACCCGCGGCGGGACCGCGCGCACACCATCATCGAGGAGTGCATGCTGAAGGCGAACAAGGCGGTCACCCACGAGCTCATGTGGAACCGCGGCGTCGAGGCGATGTACCGCGTCCACCCGCAGCCGTCGCCCGACGAGTGGGACGACGCGCTCCGCGAGATTCAGGAGCTCGACGGCGTCTCCATTCCCGGCGACTCCTGGGACGATCCCCGGAAGGCGGTCAACGCCACCTTAGAGCAGGCCCCGGAGCGCCAGCTCGGGAAGATCCAGTGGGCGGTGATGAAGGTGATGCCGCGCGCCCGCTACATGAACGACCCGTTCGGCGGCCACCACGCGCTCAACTTCGAGATCTACGGCCACTTCACCAGCCCCATCCGCCGGATGAGCGACCTCGTCAACCACTGGATCGTCTACCAGAACGACGTCCCCGAGAACCTCGTGGAGCTCTGCGACCACGCCAGCGACCAGCAGAAGGCCGGCGAGTCCGCCGAGCGCGAGTACCGCGACTTCCTCGAAGAGATCGGCCTCGACCCCGACGCGGTCAACAACCGCGGCATCGAGATCGTCGAACCGGACGAGTAG
- a CDS encoding DUF5781 family protein, whose translation MQLRVTGAGPTAPFLGARDVFETEHDLERPVEVRVRENPDERTWAGHHDDHHVLNISRQAATSAMARELALHEFSHMLRHEHDHPSHVLSMDEILFLALSGRSVERRVLTHCYQIANHVKDIYADDITLSVGPTDKLVAFLESELAAAVADRPVAGPTVGQRLTAGADPPMTAVNAAFALALLERHDAVGDDHRIYDLAHAAGQDAPEIDVEAFRERFAELADDPDESDCRRGLVDTIRTYVDAQSSTSGPAAD comes from the coding sequence ATGCAGTTGCGCGTGACGGGCGCCGGTCCGACCGCACCGTTTCTCGGCGCCCGCGACGTCTTCGAGACCGAGCACGACCTCGAACGCCCCGTCGAGGTTCGCGTGCGCGAGAACCCCGACGAGCGGACCTGGGCCGGCCACCACGACGACCACCACGTCCTGAACATCTCCCGGCAGGCCGCCACGTCGGCGATGGCCCGCGAGCTGGCGCTCCACGAGTTCTCTCACATGCTCCGCCACGAGCACGACCACCCGAGCCACGTCCTCTCGATGGACGAGATCCTGTTCCTCGCGCTCTCCGGGCGCAGCGTCGAGCGCCGCGTGCTCACGCACTGCTACCAGATCGCCAACCACGTCAAGGACATCTACGCCGACGACATCACGCTCTCGGTCGGCCCGACGGACAAGCTCGTCGCGTTCCTCGAATCCGAGCTCGCCGCGGCCGTCGCCGACCGCCCGGTCGCCGGCCCGACCGTCGGCCAGCGGCTCACCGCGGGCGCTGACCCCCCGATGACAGCCGTCAACGCCGCGTTCGCGCTCGCGCTGCTCGAACGCCACGACGCCGTGGGCGACGACCACCGCATCTACGACCTCGCGCACGCCGCCGGCCAGGACGCCCCCGAGATCGACGTCGAGGCGTTCCGCGAGCGGTTCGCCGAGCTCGCCGACGACCCCGACGAGAGCGACTGCCGGCGCGGCCTCGTCGACACCATCCGCACGTACGTCGACGCCCAGTCGAGTACGTCCGGCCCCGCAGCCGACTGA
- the tuf gene encoding translation elongation factor EF-1 subunit alpha has protein sequence MSDERHQNLAVIGHVDHGKSTMVGRLLYETGSVPEHVIEQHKEEAEEKGKGGFEFAYVMDNLAEERERGVTIDIAHQEFSTDEYDFTIVDCPGHRDFVKNMITGASQADNAVLVVAADDGVAPQTREHVFLSRTLGIDELIVAVNKMDIVDYDESKYNQVVSDVKDLFGQVGFDTEDASFIATSAFEGDNVAEQSDNTPWYDGPTLLEALNDLPEPSPPTDTDLRLPIQDVYTISGIGTVPVGRIETGVMNTGDNVSFQPSDVGGEVKTIEMHHEEVPKAEPGDNVGFNVRGIGKDDIRRGDVCGPADDPPTVAETFTAQVVVMQHPSVITAGYTPVFHAHTAQVACTIESIDKKMDPSSGETQEENPDFIQSGDAAVVTVRPQKPLSIEPSSEIPELGSFAVRDMGQTIAAGKVLDVNEA, from the coding sequence ATGAGCGACGAACGACACCAGAACCTGGCCGTCATCGGCCACGTCGACCACGGCAAGAGCACGATGGTCGGGCGCCTCCTCTACGAAACGGGGAGCGTTCCCGAGCACGTCATTGAACAGCACAAAGAAGAAGCCGAGGAGAAGGGCAAGGGCGGCTTCGAGTTCGCCTACGTCATGGACAACCTCGCCGAGGAGCGCGAGCGCGGGGTCACCATCGACATCGCCCACCAGGAGTTCAGCACCGACGAGTACGACTTCACTATCGTCGACTGTCCTGGCCACCGCGACTTCGTGAAGAACATGATTACGGGCGCGTCCCAGGCGGACAACGCCGTCCTCGTCGTCGCCGCCGACGACGGTGTGGCGCCCCAGACCCGCGAGCACGTGTTCCTCTCGCGGACGCTCGGCATCGACGAACTCATCGTCGCTGTCAACAAGATGGACATCGTCGACTACGACGAGTCCAAGTACAACCAGGTCGTCTCCGACGTCAAGGACCTGTTCGGTCAGGTCGGCTTCGACACGGAGGACGCGTCGTTCATCGCGACGTCCGCCTTCGAGGGCGACAACGTCGCCGAGCAGTCGGACAACACCCCCTGGTACGACGGCCCGACCCTGCTGGAGGCCCTCAACGACCTCCCGGAGCCGTCCCCGCCGACGGACACCGACCTCCGTCTCCCCATCCAGGACGTCTACACCATCTCCGGCATCGGTACCGTCCCCGTCGGACGTATCGAGACCGGTGTGATGAACACGGGCGACAACGTCAGCTTCCAGCCGTCTGACGTCGGTGGCGAGGTCAAGACCATCGAGATGCACCACGAAGAGGTGCCGAAGGCCGAGCCCGGTGACAACGTCGGGTTCAACGTCCGCGGCATCGGCAAGGACGACATCCGCCGCGGCGACGTCTGTGGCCCGGCCGACGACCCGCCGACGGTCGCCGAGACGTTCACCGCGCAGGTCGTCGTCATGCAGCACCCGTCCGTGATCACCGCGGGCTACACGCCGGTCTTCCACGCGCACACCGCGCAGGTCGCGTGTACCATCGAGTCCATCGACAAGAAGATGGACCCCTCCTCGGGCGAGACCCAGGAGGAGAACCCGGACTTCATCCAGTCCGGCGACGCCGCGGTCGTCACCGTGCGCCCGCAGAAGCCCCTCAGCATCGAGCCGTCCTCCGAGATTCCGGAGCTCGGCTCGTTCGCCGTCCGCGACATGGGTCAGACCATCGCCGCCGGCAAGGTCCTGGACGTCAACGAAGCCTAA
- a CDS encoding 30S ribosomal protein S7, protein MSEEEAPEPEAPAGSEEEDVNAKLFGKWEVSDIQYRDPSTRRYLSVTPIAHTMGRHASKQFKKSEISVVERLANRLMKTGANAGKKQQALGIVRDAFDIVHERTDENPIQVLVRAVENSAPREETVRLKYGGISVPKAVDVAPQRRVDQALKFIADGAHSSSFKTPTDAAEALANQLIGAADYDVQTYAVGQKEEKERVAAAAR, encoded by the coding sequence ATGAGTGAGGAAGAAGCCCCCGAACCCGAGGCGCCCGCTGGCAGCGAGGAGGAGGATGTCAACGCGAAGCTCTTCGGCAAGTGGGAGGTCTCGGACATCCAGTACCGCGACCCGAGCACGCGGCGGTACCTCTCCGTGACGCCGATCGCCCACACGATGGGCCGGCACGCGTCCAAGCAGTTCAAGAAGAGCGAGATCAGCGTCGTCGAGCGGCTCGCGAACCGCCTGATGAAGACCGGCGCGAACGCCGGGAAGAAGCAGCAGGCGCTCGGCATCGTCCGTGACGCCTTCGACATCGTCCACGAGCGCACCGACGAGAACCCGATTCAGGTGCTCGTGCGCGCGGTCGAGAACTCGGCGCCCCGCGAGGAGACCGTCCGCCTGAAGTACGGCGGCATCTCCGTCCCGAAGGCCGTCGACGTCGCGCCCCAGCGCCGCGTCGACCAGGCGCTGAAGTTCATCGCGGACGGCGCGCACTCGTCGTCGTTCAAGACGCCGACGGACGCCGCCGAGGCGCTCGCGAACCAGCTCATCGGCGCCGCCGACTACGACGTGCAGACGTACGCGGTCGGCCAGAAGGAAGAGAAGGAGCGCGTCGCGGCCGCGGCCCGCTAA
- a CDS encoding RNA-binding protein — MEVSSRHHLRSDAVREIADALREGLSVELDADSFELVEIADEEFDVVLVDGDPLVWYPEGEPFVTVQGANEFDPATGVVTVDAGAISFVSDGADIMRPGITEAEDGIEAGDLVVVEEETHGKALAVGRALTSGDDMVGDSGKVVENLHHVGDELYEFTV, encoded by the coding sequence ATGGAAGTGTCCTCTCGTCACCACTTGCGGAGCGACGCCGTGCGGGAGATCGCCGACGCGCTCCGCGAGGGGCTCAGCGTCGAACTGGACGCCGACTCCTTCGAGCTCGTGGAGATCGCGGACGAGGAGTTCGACGTCGTGCTCGTCGACGGCGACCCGCTCGTCTGGTACCCCGAGGGCGAGCCGTTCGTCACCGTCCAGGGCGCCAACGAGTTCGACCCCGCGACGGGCGTCGTCACCGTGGACGCGGGCGCCATCTCGTTCGTCAGCGACGGCGCGGACATCATGCGTCCGGGCATCACGGAGGCCGAGGACGGCATCGAGGCCGGCGACCTCGTCGTCGTCGAGGAGGAGACCCACGGGAAGGCGCTGGCGGTCGGCCGCGCGCTCACGAGCGGCGACGACATGGTCGGGGACTCCGGGAAGGTCGTCGAGAACCTCCACCACGTCGGCGACGAGCTCTACGAGTTCACCGTCTGA
- a CDS encoding amino acid-binding protein: protein MSDADDRAHTLRLELVDEPGELLRALSPIAENGGNLLSIFHERGSLTPRGHIPVEVDLECSPERFERIVEALRDAGVAIIQADSERYGDALTVLLVGDLVDTDLSDTLSELEECSSASVADFSLTTEEGTAGVSSARVRLAIEAGSTERALEQVRDVAGEKDLSVVEPLVGEL from the coding sequence GTGAGCGACGCCGACGACCGCGCGCACACCCTCCGGCTGGAGCTCGTCGACGAGCCCGGGGAGCTGTTGCGCGCGCTCTCGCCCATCGCAGAGAACGGCGGGAACCTCCTCTCCATCTTCCACGAGCGCGGGTCGCTGACGCCGCGGGGGCACATCCCCGTGGAGGTCGACCTGGAGTGCTCGCCCGAGCGCTTCGAGCGCATCGTGGAGGCGCTCCGGGACGCCGGGGTCGCCATCATCCAGGCGGACTCCGAGCGGTACGGCGACGCGCTCACGGTCCTGCTGGTCGGCGACCTCGTCGACACCGACCTCTCCGATACGCTCTCCGAGCTGGAGGAGTGTTCGAGCGCGTCGGTCGCGGACTTCTCGCTGACCACGGAGGAAGGAACGGCGGGCGTCTCCAGCGCACGCGTCCGGCTCGCCATCGAAGCCGGGAGCACGGAGCGCGCGCTCGAACAGGTGCGGGACGTCGCCGGGGAGAAAGACCTCTCCGTCGTCGAGCCGCTCGTGGGGGAACTATGA
- a CDS encoding PQQ-dependent sugar dehydrogenase gives MGYNRRSFLAAAGLAGFSGLAGCMSPDEPSDTTTSSNPPTVTSVGGDSYDLSVSHDVEDWAEYDPDWSHPTEAPNLDVTTETVIEGLEIPWDLAFAPNGDLFISERVGRISRYAAADLETVATPDVIDHADSIAPGEEGGWWEAGSEGGLMGLAVHPDYPDVPLVYAIYTREDEPAVSGGDAYVNRLSYFDVSADDPGETETVVIDDIPGNEIIHNGARLAFGPENYLWVTTGDAASVNPDLGTDQPLPQDPASLAGKVLRLEPDGSAPAGNPDIDGGDPRVYTYGHRNPQGITFMPDATPVETEHGPSAHDEVNVLEAGGNYGWGPEGERARTAETYRGTDYARPVVNTDETWAPPGAVFYTADAVPSWQNRLVVGGLRSQRINLVTIYPTDGEPASTANGGKRFDADWMDPDYSAVHHTTLEDELGRIRHVEQGPDGALYAVTSNRDGRAQGDQFPREGDDRLVRITPA, from the coding sequence ATGGGTTACAACCGCCGTTCGTTCCTCGCTGCCGCCGGCCTCGCCGGATTTTCGGGGCTCGCGGGCTGCATGTCCCCGGACGAGCCCAGCGACACGACGACCTCCAGCAATCCGCCGACGGTGACGTCGGTCGGCGGCGACTCGTACGACTTGAGCGTGAGCCACGACGTCGAAGACTGGGCGGAATACGACCCCGACTGGTCGCATCCGACGGAGGCGCCGAATCTCGACGTGACGACGGAGACGGTCATCGAGGGGCTGGAGATCCCCTGGGACCTCGCGTTCGCGCCGAACGGCGACCTCTTCATCAGCGAGCGCGTCGGCCGGATATCGCGGTACGCCGCCGCCGACCTGGAGACCGTCGCGACTCCGGACGTGATCGACCACGCCGACTCGATCGCTCCCGGCGAGGAGGGCGGCTGGTGGGAGGCCGGCAGCGAAGGCGGCCTGATGGGGCTGGCGGTTCACCCGGACTACCCGGACGTCCCGCTCGTGTACGCCATCTACACCCGAGAGGACGAGCCCGCGGTCTCCGGCGGCGACGCCTACGTCAATCGGCTCTCGTACTTCGACGTCTCCGCGGACGACCCCGGCGAGACCGAGACGGTCGTGATTGACGACATCCCCGGCAACGAGATCATCCACAACGGCGCGCGGCTCGCGTTCGGCCCCGAGAACTACCTGTGGGTGACCACGGGCGACGCCGCGTCGGTCAATCCCGACCTCGGGACAGACCAGCCGCTACCGCAGGACCCTGCCTCGCTCGCGGGGAAGGTGCTCCGGCTCGAACCGGACGGGAGCGCGCCAGCGGGCAACCCCGACATCGACGGCGGCGACCCGCGAGTGTACACCTACGGCCACCGGAACCCGCAGGGCATCACGTTCATGCCGGACGCGACGCCCGTGGAGACCGAGCACGGGCCGTCGGCCCACGACGAGGTGAACGTGCTGGAGGCCGGGGGGAACTACGGGTGGGGGCCCGAGGGCGAGCGCGCGCGAACGGCGGAGACGTACCGCGGCACCGACTACGCGCGCCCGGTCGTGAACACCGACGAGACGTGGGCGCCGCCGGGAGCGGTGTTCTACACGGCGGACGCGGTGCCGTCGTGGCAGAACCGCCTCGTCGTCGGCGGCCTGCGCTCCCAGCGCATCAACCTTGTGACGATCTATCCGACGGACGGCGAGCCGGCGTCGACAGCCAACGGCGGCAAGCGCTTCGACGCGGACTGGATGGACCCCGACTACAGCGCCGTCCACCACACGACCCTGGAGGACGAACTCGGGCGCATCCGACACGTCGAGCAGGGGCCGGACGGCGCGCTGTACGCGGTGACGTCGAACCGCGACGGCCGCGCGCAGGGCGACCAGTTCCCGCGGGAGGGCGACGACCGCCTCGTGCGCATCACGCCCGCGTAA
- a CDS encoding homoserine dehydrogenase — MRLAVIGAGDVGRSVADLAADYGHTVTAFADSAGAAVDPDGVDVEAALDHKDSVGSVGEADPADALGAEYDALVEATPTTLGDAHPGFEHVRAALENDRHVVLANKGPVAERYDDLRALEADSDGEVRFEATVAGAIPAISTIEGVGADRVTAARGVLNGTANFILTRMATDGLDYEHVLAEAQDLGVAEADPTFDVEGTDAALKCAILANVIHGGGYALEDVEVDGITDIPPSALELAAEDGRTVRLIGEVTEDGARVGPRLLPENNTLAVSGTMNIVQLETEYAGRLNLSGRGAGGPETATAVLGDVDRLD; from the coding sequence ATGAGACTGGCAGTCATCGGCGCGGGCGACGTCGGTCGCTCGGTCGCGGACCTCGCGGCGGACTACGGCCACACGGTGACGGCGTTCGCGGACTCCGCGGGCGCGGCCGTCGATCCGGACGGAGTCGACGTCGAGGCCGCGCTCGACCACAAGGACAGCGTCGGCTCCGTCGGGGAGGCCGACCCGGCGGACGCGCTCGGCGCGGAGTACGACGCGCTCGTGGAGGCGACGCCGACGACGCTCGGCGACGCCCACCCGGGCTTCGAGCACGTGCGCGCAGCCCTGGAGAACGACCGACACGTCGTGCTCGCGAACAAGGGGCCGGTGGCGGAGCGCTACGACGACCTCCGCGCGCTGGAAGCCGACAGCGACGGCGAGGTGCGCTTCGAGGCGACGGTCGCCGGCGCGATTCCCGCGATCTCGACCATCGAGGGCGTCGGCGCCGACCGCGTGACCGCGGCCCGCGGCGTGCTGAACGGCACGGCGAACTTCATCCTGACTCGGATGGCCACGGACGGCCTCGACTACGAGCACGTGCTCGCGGAGGCCCAGGACCTCGGCGTCGCGGAGGCCGACCCCACCTTCGACGTGGAGGGGACGGACGCGGCGCTGAAGTGCGCGATTCTCGCGAACGTCATCCACGGCGGCGGCTACGCCCTCGAAGACGTCGAGGTCGACGGTATCACGGACATCCCGCCGTCGGCCCTGGAGCTCGCCGCCGAGGACGGCCGGACGGTCCGGCTCATCGGCGAGGTGACCGAGGACGGCGCCCGCGTGGGGCCGCGGCTGCTCCCCGAGAACAACACGCTCGCGGTGTCCGGGACGATGAACATCGTGCAGTTAGAGACAGAGTACGCCGGACGTCTGAACCTCTCCGGCCGAGGCGCGGGCGGTCCAGAGACGGCGACCGCGGTGCTCGGCGACGTGGACCGCCTAGACTGA
- the rpsJ gene encoding 30S ribosomal protein S10 yields MQQARVRLAGVNPDDLDDICDDVREIADKTGVKLSGPVPLPTKTLEVPSRKSPDGEGTATWEHWEMRVHKRLIDIDADERALRQLMRIQVPNEVSIEIVLED; encoded by the coding sequence ATGCAGCAGGCACGCGTTCGTCTCGCCGGCGTCAATCCCGACGACCTCGACGACATCTGCGACGACGTCCGGGAGATCGCGGACAAGACCGGCGTGAAACTCAGTGGGCCGGTCCCGCTCCCGACGAAGACCCTCGAAGTCCCCTCGCGGAAGTCCCCCGACGGCGAAGGGACGGCCACGTGGGAGCACTGGGAGATGCGCGTCCACAAGCGTCTCATCGACATCGACGCGGACGAACGCGCGCTCCGCCAGCTGATGCGGATTCAGGTTCCCAACGAAGTCAGCATCGAGATCGTCCTCGAAGACTAA